A single genomic interval of Trichocoleus sp. harbors:
- a CDS encoding DUF2382 domain-containing protein has translation MDFFRIKSSDTNYQRLFGNHDIKHFDLYTNHGEPIGNIVDLWADELGRSHYLVVDMNGTTGKKRILVPFSQFQIDPHSHRLYVGGLDITQLSTFPVVENDKVVHMPPSHLPNTAREGTILQGLTATPHVTMPLEASAPLEASAPLETPVFQAHKTTTETHSRDRDVLPVQSTRQLPYESAVTTEKPISQPISQTVESSANAVNPVQANLVATEKIRLLEERLVVDRRRQKIGEVIVRKTIETEMIQVPVRRERLIVEQVSPERKQLASIDIGDGDPSSVQFADALNARDHLHRQEAILPVQAANQFLSEIAGRPQYQQAKVRIEFEDPQLQTEYQQRLQQYFANNL, from the coding sequence ATGGACTTTTTCAGAATTAAATCTTCCGATACGAATTATCAAAGATTGTTTGGCAACCACGATATCAAGCATTTCGACCTCTATACCAATCACGGTGAGCCGATCGGCAACATTGTTGATCTATGGGCTGATGAACTGGGTCGTTCTCACTATCTTGTCGTTGATATGAACGGCACAACTGGGAAGAAGCGCATCCTGGTTCCTTTTTCTCAGTTCCAAATTGATCCGCATTCCCATCGACTTTATGTTGGTGGGCTAGATATCACTCAGCTCAGTACATTCCCAGTAGTTGAGAATGATAAGGTTGTGCACATGCCACCGTCTCATCTGCCAAATACAGCTCGCGAAGGTACGATTCTACAAGGTCTTACCGCAACGCCTCATGTGACAATGCCCCTAGAGGCATCTGCTCCACTGGAAGCGTCTGCTCCTTTAGAAACTCCAGTTTTCCAGGCTCACAAAACTACGACCGAAACGCATTCACGCGATCGCGACGTTCTTCCCGTTCAATCAACTCGGCAGTTGCCGTATGAATCAGCAGTGACGACAGAAAAACCTATTTCTCAACCTATTTCTCAAACTGTTGAAAGTTCAGCAAATGCTGTTAATCCGGTTCAAGCTAATCTGGTTGCAACTGAGAAAATTCGATTACTTGAAGAAAGACTTGTTGTCGATCGCCGCAGACAAAAGATAGGGGAGGTCATCGTTCGCAAAACGATCGAAACGGAGATGATTCAAGTCCCGGTGAGAAGAGAACGATTGATCGTGGAGCAGGTTAGCCCTGAACGGAAACAGCTTGCTTCGATCGACATAGGCGATGGTGACCCCTCATCTGTACAGTTTGCAGACGCTCTCAACGCTAGAGACCACCTGCATCGACAAGAAGCAATCTTGCCCGTCCAGGCTGCCAATCAGTTTCTATCTGAAATTGCTGGTAGACCTCAGTATCAGCAAGCAAAGGTGAGAATTGAGTTTGAAGATCCTCAGTTGCAGACAGAATATCAACAGCGGTTGCAACAATACTTTGCTAATAATCTCTAA
- a CDS encoding DUF2382 domain-containing protein, with translation MALYKIKEYYPDYREHFGDHDVLGYDLYSGNDKVGSIDNLLVDDDGRFRYLIINTGAWIFGKKVLLPIGRARINYTDHRVYVDGLSREQVENLPEYDGSAPVDFDYEEQVRGVYRGGTSDVGMGTGYAGTSATNTTPIETNTPLDTPVGLTDADMTRRNVDREVTPVGRRDVVDTPMSYSRDNYRYENDRHLFDMNDQDHQNLRLYEERLIANKQRQKTGEVIVGKHVETETAHVSVPVERERVIIERTTPTDAGVVATPGEGAFREGEVARMEVYEEVPDIRKETVVREEVNVRKEVTQETVDANDTIRRERLDINREGNPVVDGSDQLPNV, from the coding sequence ATGGCTCTTTACAAAATCAAAGAGTACTACCCTGACTACCGTGAGCATTTTGGTGACCATGATGTATTAGGCTATGATCTATACTCTGGAAACGACAAAGTTGGCAGCATTGACAACCTTTTAGTGGATGATGACGGTCGCTTTCGTTATCTAATTATCAACACGGGTGCGTGGATTTTTGGAAAGAAAGTATTGCTACCAATCGGACGTGCACGAATCAACTACACCGATCATCGTGTATACGTAGACGGACTAAGCCGTGAGCAAGTCGAAAACTTACCAGAATATGACGGGTCTGCACCGGTCGACTTTGACTATGAAGAGCAAGTTAGAGGCGTCTATCGGGGCGGTACGTCAGATGTAGGCATGGGCACTGGCTATGCTGGAACGTCTGCTACCAACACCACCCCAATTGAAACCAATACGCCCCTAGATACCCCTGTTGGTCTGACCGATGCTGACATGACTCGCAGGAATGTCGATCGTGAGGTTACTCCGGTTGGTCGTCGTGATGTTGTCGATACGCCAATGTCATACAGTCGCGACAACTACCGCTATGAGAACGATCGTCACCTCTTTGACATGAACGATCAGGATCATCAGAATCTGCGCCTTTATGAAGAGCGGCTAATTGCTAACAAGCAACGTCAAAAGACGGGTGAAGTTATTGTTGGCAAGCACGTTGAAACCGAAACGGCTCACGTCTCTGTTCCGGTTGAGCGAGAGCGGGTGATCATCGAGCGGACAACCCCGACTGATGCTGGTGTTGTTGCAACGCCTGGTGAAGGTGCTTTCCGCGAAGGCGAAGTTGCTCGGATGGAAGTGTACGAAGAAGTCCCTGATATTCGGAAAGAAACGGTTGTGCGGGAAGAGGTAAACGTTCGCAAAGAAGTTACCCAAGAAACTGTTGATGCAAATGACACAATCCGTCGGGAGCGTCTCGACATCAACCGGGAAGGCAACCCGGTAGTAGATGGTTCTGATCAACTGCCAAACGTCTAG
- a CDS encoding AAA-like domain-containing protein → MFSDFSRYQYQVGGSLPLDAPSYVKRQADETLYQALLNRKFCYVFNSRQMGKSSLRVRTMHRLMAANVRCAVVDMTAIGIHQITPEQWYASIVGLLCNSFKLPLNAGHWWRAHAHLSLTVRLSEFLRTVLLPQFPQDLVIFIDEIDSVLNLQFPVDDFFAMIRACYNQRAEQPEFQRLSFALIGVTTPVDLIRDRTRTPFDVGQAIELQGFKFSEVESLLPSLAQVSPCPYLLLSRILYWTDGQPFLTQKLCHLVVQSLPPTVLIAEASAPTLVDRLVQTHLIENWESQDEPEHLRTIRNRLLADAQQAGRLLERYQQVLIGETEEEQEPIAPESLPSVGYSLEQVELLLAGIVEKADGRLRLKNPLYRAVFNLAWVEQQLQQLRPYTQQLEAWIASGQTNHLTR, encoded by the coding sequence ATGTTTTCTGACTTCTCACGCTATCAGTATCAGGTGGGCGGCAGTCTACCTCTAGATGCACCCAGCTACGTGAAACGGCAAGCAGATGAAACACTTTATCAAGCGTTACTGAACCGCAAGTTCTGCTATGTCTTCAACTCTCGCCAAATGGGGAAGTCGAGTTTGCGTGTCCGAACGATGCACCGTCTTATGGCAGCAAATGTCCGTTGTGCGGTAGTGGATATGACTGCGATCGGTATTCATCAGATTACTCCGGAACAGTGGTATGCCTCAATTGTTGGTTTGTTGTGCAACAGCTTCAAGTTGCCCTTAAATGCCGGGCATTGGTGGCGAGCCCACGCGCATCTCTCACTAACGGTTCGCTTAAGTGAGTTTCTTAGAACTGTGCTCCTGCCCCAATTTCCGCAAGACCTGGTGATCTTTATTGATGAGATTGACAGCGTTCTCAACCTGCAATTTCCAGTTGACGATTTTTTTGCCATGATTCGGGCTTGCTATAACCAGAGGGCAGAACAGCCTGAGTTTCAACGGCTCAGTTTTGCGCTAATCGGCGTTACAACTCCGGTAGACTTGATCCGCGATCGAACTCGAACTCCGTTTGATGTAGGGCAGGCGATCGAACTGCAAGGCTTTAAATTCTCTGAAGTAGAATCTCTGTTGCCGAGTTTAGCTCAAGTTAGCCCTTGCCCATACCTGCTGCTTAGCCGCATTCTCTACTGGACAGACGGGCAACCTTTTCTCACGCAAAAGCTCTGTCATCTGGTTGTTCAATCCCTGCCGCCGACTGTCCTGATTGCTGAAGCGTCAGCCCCAACCTTAGTCGATCGCCTGGTTCAAACCCATTTGATCGAAAACTGGGAGTCTCAGGATGAACCTGAACATCTTCGCACTATCCGCAATCGCCTTTTGGCAGATGCACAACAGGCTGGACGGCTTCTAGAACGCTATCAGCAGGTGTTGATTGGGGAAACAGAAGAAGAGCAAGAACCGATCGCGCCTGAATCTTTACCGTCAGTTGGTTACAGTTTGGAACAGGTAGAACTGCTGCTTGCAGGCATCGTGGAAAAGGCTGACGGTAGGCTGCGGTTGAAAAATCCACTTTATCGCGCGGTCTTTAATCTGGCTTGGGTAGAGCAACAGTTGCAGCAGCTACGTCCTTACACGCAACAACTAGAAGCATGGATTGCTTCAGGGCAGACCAATCATCTTACGAGATAA
- a CDS encoding AAA-like domain-containing protein, with translation MIQHSQPQRRKRGVIVSPRGWQRLQAAEQRTAEQENSGKAYTLEQLGDITGLSPNTITKVKRRQQAVDRQTLESYFTALKLELTPEDYISLDSDTNLSIRYPTPLRGQVPLDSPFYIERPPTELLTYEEVLQPGALVRIKAPKQLGKTSLMARALAAAREKGLREAVVNLQLADTQVLTDLNRFLRWFCAVTTRSLHLTPQIDAYWDEVFGSSYNCTNYFEQYLLPEVNGPIVLALDEVDIVFNYPEIATDFFGMLRAWYEKARYGNNGSELWQQLRLVVVHSTELAAYPPLNLNQSPFNVGLSIELSNFSLEQAQELVQRYGIEDYKTHAAELMELVGGIPCLMQLALHYISSREVSLQQVIEDSLKVDGIFGSHLREQLSRVQSFPLLLNAVRRISLGDLDKSLDPIEAFKLQSIGLIHLSSVQTTLSCKLYQQFFAQVFQYL, from the coding sequence ATGATTCAGCATTCACAGCCACAGAGAAGAAAAAGGGGAGTAATTGTTAGCCCACGCGGATGGCAGCGGCTACAGGCTGCGGAACAACGAACTGCTGAGCAAGAGAACTCAGGTAAGGCATATACATTAGAACAGCTAGGAGACATTACGGGGCTTAGCCCAAATACCATTACAAAAGTGAAGCGAAGACAGCAAGCAGTCGATCGCCAAACGCTAGAATCCTATTTCACTGCTCTGAAACTAGAATTAACGCCAGAAGATTATATTAGCCTCGACTCAGATACCAATCTTTCAATCCGTTATCCAACTCCATTGCGGGGGCAAGTGCCGCTAGACTCGCCTTTTTATATTGAGCGTCCTCCAACTGAACTTTTAACGTATGAAGAAGTACTACAACCAGGAGCATTAGTTCGGATTAAAGCTCCTAAACAATTGGGCAAAACTTCTTTAATGGCAAGGGCACTGGCAGCGGCGCGTGAAAAAGGGCTGAGAGAAGCAGTGGTCAATCTACAGCTTGCTGATACCCAAGTATTGACCGATCTCAACCGATTTTTACGCTGGTTTTGTGCAGTCACCACTCGCAGTTTGCATCTGACTCCTCAAATTGATGCTTATTGGGATGAAGTTTTTGGCAGCAGCTATAACTGCACAAACTACTTTGAACAATATCTCTTGCCTGAAGTGAACGGCCCGATCGTGCTGGCGCTGGATGAAGTAGACATTGTCTTCAATTATCCTGAAATTGCCACAGATTTCTTTGGAATGCTGCGAGCCTGGTATGAAAAAGCACGCTACGGCAATAACGGCAGTGAACTTTGGCAACAGTTGCGGTTGGTTGTAGTTCATTCGACTGAGTTGGCTGCTTATCCACCCCTGAATTTGAATCAATCACCTTTTAACGTGGGGTTGTCGATCGAACTATCCAACTTCTCCTTAGAGCAAGCTCAAGAGCTAGTACAGCGCTATGGCATTGAAGACTACAAAACTCATGCAGCAGAGTTAATGGAGCTTGTCGGTGGGATTCCCTGTCTGATGCAGCTCGCATTGCATTACATCAGCAGCCGTGAAGTTTCTTTGCAGCAAGTGATTGAAGACAGCCTTAAAGTTGATGGAATTTTCGGTTCTCACTTACGCGAACAGTTGTCCAGAGTGCAGTCTTTCCCCTTGCTCCTCAACGCAGTTCGCCGAATTAGTTTGGGCGATTTAGACAAATCGCTTGATCCGATCGAAGCGTTCAAACTGCAAAGCATTGGACTGATCCACCTCTCTAGTGTTCAAACTACGCTAAGCTGCAAACTCTACCAACAGTTCTTTGCTCAGGTTTTTCAGTATCTTTAG